DNA from Kitasatospora acidiphila:
GCTCCTGGCCCGGCAGCAGCGGACTGCGCAGGAAGAGGTGGTCATGGGCGTCGCAGACACCCAGCTCGGCCGGGTCGAGATCGCCGAGCACGGTACGGATGGCGGTCACTTGGCGGCCTCCTCGGCGTCGAGCTGTTCGAACGTCGCCGCGGCCACGCGCAGCGCGGCCAGGGCCTTGGGCGTGCCGATGTACGGCGCCAGGTGCACGAACACCTCCACCACCTGCTGCCTGGTGAGCCCCACCCGCAGGCTGCTGCGGATGTGCCCGGTCAGCTGCGGGTCCACCCCGCCGAGGGTGGCCAGCGTGGCCAGGTTGACCAGTTGGCGGTCCCGAGGCTGCAGCCCCGGCCGCTGGTACGTGCCGCCGAACAGGCTGGTGACGATCCAGTCCGGAAAGCCCGGTGCGATCCGCTCCAGCCCGGGCAGCGCGGCCTCCTGGGTCACCGGGTCCTGGTAGAGGTCAAGGGTGCGGTAGCCGGCCGAGCGGTCGACGACGGTCTGGGTGAGCTCCATGTCTGCCTTTCTGTCAGCTAATTGACGGTCCATCACCACTGTTGCCCCTGCTCCAGGTTGGTCAGTTCCGGGGCGCTCAGGTGGAGCACCCGGTAGCGTTCGCCGGGCAGTTGGTCCGGGAGATCGTCCGTGCCGAGGGTCATGGTGACCAGCTCCCAGCCCGAGGTGTCGATCGCGACGGCGATCGAGTGCACGGCGGGGTGGTCGCCGTCGGCGGGCAGCGTACTGAGCATGCGCTCGATCAGCTCCGCCGGATCGGCATCGCCCGGGACCGGCAGCAGCCGGCGTACGGCGGTGGTCGGGGTGGCGTCGAACCGCTGCCCGCGCTGATGGGCCAGCCCCAGCCAACTGCGCACCACCGGGCGCCCGAAGTCCTGGCTGAGCCCGCGGAAGCCCGGCCCCCAGAGGAAGGCGTTCATCCCGGTGGCGGTGTTCCAGAGGTAGAACGGCGCGTACTGGTTGACCGGCGAACCGGCCACACCGCGCTCGCGGACCAGATAGGCCTTCATCGCCAGGCCCGGGAACTCGTCCGTCAGCCGCCCCTTCTCGGCGACCCGGCGGTGGATGATCCCCATGTCGTAGTCGGCAGGCAGAGTGATCTCGTACTGCATCGCCTGCATCGGCGACTCCCCCTCGCTTCGCTTGATCGGCTTCAGGCCGGTCGTCTGATCGGCTTCAGGCCAGCTGGCTCTTGAGCAGCGCCAGCGCACCGCGCACCGCCTGGTGGAACGGCTCCTCGGACTCCGCCGAGCGGGCCAGCACATAGCCGCCCTGGAGCACCGCCACCAGCGCCTGCGCCAGCTCCACCGCCGGGGCCCCCGGGCGAAGCTCGCCGGCCCGGCGCCCGTCCTCGATCACCTCGGCCAGTCGACCGGTGAGCCAGTCGAAGGTCTCCTGCACCGGCGCCCGCAGCTCGACGTCGGCCACCACGTCCGGATCCTGCGCCATCCGCCCGATCCGGCAGCCGCGCAGCACCTCGCGCTCTCGCTGCAGGTAGTTCTCGATCCGCTGGTAGGCCGTGCCGGGCCCGCCCAACTGCTGCTCGGCCAGCGCCCGCATCTGCTCGCCGCTGCGCCGCAGCGCGGCCGCGGCGAGGTCGGGCTTGCCCTGGAAGTGGTGGTACATGCTGCCCTGCCCGACGCCGGCCCGCTGCTGGATCGCCCGCGGGCTGGTGCCGACGTAGCCCCGCTCCCAGAGGAGCTCCTGAGTGCTCTCGATGAGCCGGTCGCTGGTGTTCATGCGACCCACTGTACATACCAGTAGGTACACTGGTCCAGTCACCCACCGCACCCGTAGCTGCCGGGCGGCGCGTCCACCCTGTGGACACCTTGATGAGGATCCAGGAAGAGGTCTGGACAGCACGGGACGGAGCCGCAATAGTGACCGCGGAATAGTTGAATCTTCATGAGTTGTTATCCGGGTCGGCACATCGGGATCACCGAAAGGGGTCAGTCACCGTGATCACCCGCTCGTCTGCCGAGGAGTACACCCGGGCGCAGCTCTTCTTCGACGCCAAGGCCTATGCCGACGCTGCCCGGATCCTGCAGCCGCTGGTCGAGGCCGAGCCCGGGCAGCTCGCCGCCCGGATGCTGCTGGCCCGCAGCTACTACCACTCGGCGCAGCTCGCCCGGGCCGCCGCCGAGCTGCGGCTGATCCTGGCGCAGGACCCGGCCGAGAGCTATGCGCACCTGATGCTCGGCCGCACCTTGGAGCGCCAGGGCCGGCCCGAGGAGGCCCGCCCGCATCTGCGCCTGGCCGCCGCGATGACCGACGCGTTCGCCTGACGACCGCGCCTGCTGGACCGCCGCCCGCCCGCACCCCCACGCGGGCGGGCGGCTCCTGGCATGCCGGTTGACGCCTTCCGCGCCGGAGCCTGCCGCTCGGGTGCGGAGCCTTCCGCGTCCTCACCCGAGCGGCAGGCTCCGCACCGCCAGCGCCGTGATCAGCGCACTCGCCAGCAACGCCGTGGCCAGGCGCCCCCGTTCGCCCGTCAACCCGCGCCCGAGCAGCGCACCGCCCACGGCGAGCAGCAATTGCCAGGAGGCGGAGGCCAGGAACGCGGCGATGACGAACACCGGCCCCGCCTGGTGCCGCGCGCTCCCGCCGAGCACCAGCGCGACGAAGTAGATCACCGTCGCCGGGTTGAGCAGGGTCAGCCCGAGCAGGGCCGCGTAGGCACGGACAGCCGAACCGGCCACCAACTGCGGGCCTTTGTCGGCCGTTCGCCCCTGTCGGACCTTCAGCGCCGTCAGTGCGGTCCGCGCCGCGATCCCGAGCAGCACCACACCGGCCGCCCACCGCAGCGGAGTTGAGGCCGGCGCCAGGAACCTCGCGGCGCTCTGGCCGCCCAGCACCGCCACCGCCGCATACACCCCGTCGGCCGTCGCCACACCGAGCGCGGCGCCGGCGCCGATCCGCCAGCCCCTGCGCGCCGAAAGCCCCACCAGCAGCGCCCCGATGGCGCCCACCGGCACCGCGATCCCGTATCCGGCCAGCAGGCCGGCGAGCGCCGCGGCCCTCATGCGAGCGGCGGCTCATGGGGTTCGGGCCGGTGGTCACCACGCTGTCGCTCCCACCCGGCCGTTGCACGGGCGGTGGGGCGAACTGCGACTGCGATGACGGAGACTGACGGCATGGCGGGCAGTCTGCCGAATCCGTCCCACCCCGCACACCGGTTTTTCCCGCCCACGGCTACGGTTGATCAACTGACCTGTCTTCGTTGCCAGCTGAGAGGGCCTCACCATGCATGTGTTCCTCGCCGGAGGTACCGGCGCCGTCGGCCGACTGCTGCTGCCGCTGCTGTTGGAGGCCGGCCACCGGGTGACCGCCGTGTCGCGCGGCGCGGACGGCGTCGAGCGGCTGCGGGCCGCCGGTGCCGACACCGTTCAGCTGGACGTCCTCGACCGGCCCGCGGTCGAGGCGGCGATGCGGGAGGCGGCGCCCGACGTGGTGATGCACCAGCTCACCGCGCTCGCCGACTACGACCTGGCCGCCAACGCGCGCATTCGCCGCGAGGGCACCCGCAACCTGGTGGACGCCGCCCACGCGGCCGGGGTGCACCGGATCGTCGCCCAGTCCATCTCCTGGGCCTACCAGGGCGGGGACACCCCCGCCGACGAGTCCACCCCGCTCGACCCGACCACCGACGAACCGCGCGCCACCACCGTCTCCGCGCTGCGCACGCTGGAGGATGCCGCCGCCGAGCTGCCCGAGCACGTGGTCCTCCGCTACGGCGCCCTCTACGGTCCCGGCACCTGGTACGTTCCCGGCGGCCTGATCGCCGACCGCCTGCGGCGTGGTGAGCTGCCCGCCGGGCCCGCGATCACCTCGTTCCTGCACGTGACGGATGCGGCCCGGGCCGCGCTCGCCGCGCTGGAGTGGCCGAGTGGCCCGGTCAACGTGGTGGACGACGAGCCGGCGCCCGCGAGCGAGTGGGTGCCGGTCCTGGCCGCAGCCTTGGGAGTTGGGGTGCCGGCCGGTGAGGGCGGCGGGGTGCGGCAGGCCTGGGAGCGCGGCGCGGACGGTGCCCATGCTCGCGAGAAACTCAACTGGCGTCCGGTGTACGACTCTTGGCGCACTGGGTTCCAGCAGCTGGGCACCGCCGGGGGCACGCTGTGACCGGCGGTGCGGGGCAGACGGCGGACTCGCTCTTCGATCTCGGGGCAAGTGAGCGGGCAGCCGGCAACGTTGACGCCGCCCGGGCCGCGTTCGCCCGCGCTGCCGCCACCGGTCACCCCGACATCGCCCCCAAGGCCCTGGCGAACCTGGCCGTCCTCGAAGCCTCGGCCGGCCGAACTGCCGAGGCTCGCAGCGCCTTTGAGCGGGCCATCGCCACCGGGCACCCCGACCATGCGCCGCAGTCCCAGTTCAACTTCGCCATCTTCCTGCAACGCCAGGGCGACTTGACGCGCGCCCGCGAGCTCTACCAGCAGGCTGTCGCCAGCGGCCATCCCGAGCATGCTCGAAAGGCGATGTTCAACCTCGCCAACTTGGCTGCCGAGCAAGGCCGTCTCGACGAAGCCTGTGGCCTGTTCCTGCGAGCCATGGCACCGCCGTTCGTCGGGGACACCGCTTGGCGCGCACACCGCCGCCTCGTCGAGGTCGACCCCGGCCGGCTCCCCGACGCCCGTGAGGTCTACCTGCGCGCCATCGCGAACGAGGCCGACGACGAGCGGACGGCGAACCAGGCCCGTGAGCTCCTCCTCGACCTCGACCCGCAGCACGCCGTCCCGCCGCGAACGATCAGCCTCGGCCACCGTCAATTCGACCTGGCCGAGATCGAGTTCGCCGAATGGGCGACCGGTCGGCCGGGGTATGGCAGCGGCTACCTCGACGTCTACACCCGTGACGGTCAGCAGCACACGCTGTTCATCGACCTCGGGGACCGGTACGACAGCCAGGGATTCGAGTGGCTGCGGCGCCACCTCGGACCCGATCAGCTCTGATGTTCCGTCAGTCATGGCCCCGGTGCTGAGCACCCACCACCGGGGCCGCGCTTTCAGCTCCTCAGCTCCTCAGCTCCTCCAACCCTTTCAGCCCTTGAAGAAGCCACTCAGCAGGTTCGTCACGAACTGCGGCTGCTCTTCCATCACCCAGTGGTTGGCGTTCGGCGCCACGACGGTGGTGACATTGGTGGCTGCCAGCTTGCCCGTGTCCTCGCCGACCTCCGAGTTCATGCTGTACTGGCCGCCGACGCCGAGCACCGGGATGGTCAGCTTGCCGTCCTTGTCGATGAGGTCCTGGACCGCCCGCTCCCCGACATCCTGCTGGCGGAAGAACTCCAAGCCCGCGTGGGTGCTGCCGGGCCGGCTGTACGCCTCGACGTACCGCTTGACCGCCTCCGGGCTGATCGTGCCGCCCTTGCCACCGGCCGGGCCCGCGTACACCGCTGAGTAGAAGACCTTCTCGCGGCCCGCCACCAACTGCTCGGCCATGTCACCCTGCGGGCCGTTCACCATCGCGTCCCACCACAGGTAATCCGACTTCGTCTGTACGAAGTTGAGGTAGGCGGTGGTCGGCGGCGCCTCCAGGATGGCCAACTTGTCGACCTGGTCCCGGTATTCGGCCGCGTAGGCGAGGGCCACCCCGCCGCCCACGTCATGGCCGGCCAGGTCGATCTTCTGGAGGCCGAGCTGCTGGGTGACCGCGTGCACGTCCGTGGCCAGCGTGAGCGCGGCGTAACTGCCCTGGGCGTCACTGGGGGCCGGCTGGGAGTCGCCGAGGCCGCGCAGATCGACCGCGATCACCGTGTGGTCCTGGGCCAGTTGGGGCGCGATGCCGCTCCAGGCCTGCCAGGTCTCCGGCCAGCCGTGCAGCAGCACCAGCGCCGGGCCGTGCCCGCCGACCACGTAGTGGATCCGGATCCCGTCGTTCTCCACGTACCCGTCCCGGAACCCCGGGAGCGGGCCGGGGTGGTGGTGCGCGGCTTCCGGCGCCGCATCGGCAAAAGTGGCACCCGAGGCGGTGACCAGGGCTAACGCGGCCGCTGCGGCTACGCCTGCCGGCCGCCAGTTCCGACGGTTCGTCAGTTTCTTTGCCATTGACACGATTTACCCCTTGCAAGTGGCGATCAACTCAGGGTTCGCATCATAGGGACAAGCAGCCTCAGCGGTCACGGCAAGCCCACCACCCCCAGCGACTGCCGGGCCCTCCGGTCCGAACGGGTGACATGGGGCATGCGGAGCCGGGGCAGACGGGAAGACGTCGTATACCAACCACCTCTGTCGAAAGGTGCCACCATGCGCCGCATCGCCGCCGTCCTCCTGGGAACCGCCGCGCTCGTCGGGCTCACGGTCACACCGGCAAGCGCCATCTCCGACCCGACCACCGTGGCCCGCTGCATCGTGGGGGGCACCACCGGTGGCCTCACCAATCCCATCGGGATCCCCAACGGAGTCCTCGGCTGCCTGAAGTAACGGCGTTCGCCCGTCCGGCCGACAAGGTCACCCATCCCCAAGGAGAACTCAGCATGACCACACCACGTCGCTCCCACGGGACCGCGATCCTGGCCCTGGCAGCCGGCGCCGTCGCGGCCCTGCTGGCGACCGCCGCCCCGGCCACCGCCGCCGCCCCGCACGGCGCGGCCGGGAGCAGCACTGCCGGGAGGAGCGCGCGCACGGCGCGGGCCGGGGAGGTCTTCACCTGCACCTACATCGACGACAAGAAGGTGCCCGATGTGTACGGGCGGGGCTGCACACCCCAGAAGGTCGGGGCCCTGTCCGACTTCACCATCCGCCCCGCCCTCCTCGGCTCCAGCTACCACTGCCAGACCGGCTGGGCCGACGGCCTTGAGGTGATCAACGGCTCCGGCTGCCAGAAGATCTCCTGACCGCTGCTCCCGCATGCATGGCAGGGCCCCACCGGATGCGGGCCCTGCCAGGCGTGCGGTCACTCGTCGTCGAGCCGCTGGAGAATGTGTTCGAAGTCGCCGGAGTCGAGCAGACCGGCGATCACCTCGGCCATGTTGTCAACGCCGGAATCCCTGACGATCAGGCCATCGGAGCAGTGGAAGTACCGGCCGCCCATCGCCTCACCGGTACGAGCCCACACCCCCATCAGGCGCTCGACCTCCGCGAGAGTGAAGATCGTCGCACTCCAACGCGAGCCGTCCGCCAGCCGAACCTCGGCATCGACGTTGCAGACTCCGGCCAGCTCCTCCCCCGCACTGGGCAGGAAGCCCACCTCGAAACGGTCCGTCCTGATGCGGTACCAAGGTCCGTCCCAGCCCTGGCCGGTGATCTCATGCTGTGCGCTGCTGG
Protein-coding regions in this window:
- a CDS encoding LysE family transporter codes for the protein MRAAALAGLLAGYGIAVPVGAIGALLVGLSARRGWRIGAGAALGVATADGVYAAVAVLGGQSAARFLAPASTPLRWAAGVVLLGIAARTALTALKVRQGRTADKGPQLVAGSAVRAYAALLGLTLLNPATVIYFVALVLGGSARHQAGPVFVIAAFLASASWQLLLAVGGALLGRGLTGERGRLATALLASALITALAVRSLPLG
- a CDS encoding carboxymuconolactone decarboxylase family protein is translated as MELTQTVVDRSAGYRTLDLYQDPVTQEAALPGLERIAPGFPDWIVTSLFGGTYQRPGLQPRDRQLVNLATLATLGGVDPQLTGHIRSSLRVGLTRQQVVEVFVHLAPYIGTPKALAALRVAAATFEQLDAEEAAK
- a CDS encoding TetR/AcrR family transcriptional regulator, which gives rise to MNTSDRLIESTQELLWERGYVGTSPRAIQQRAGVGQGSMYHHFQGKPDLAAAALRRSGEQMRALAEQQLGGPGTAYQRIENYLQREREVLRGCRIGRMAQDPDVVADVELRAPVQETFDWLTGRLAEVIEDGRRAGELRPGAPAVELAQALVAVLQGGYVLARSAESEEPFHQAVRGALALLKSQLA
- a CDS encoding tetratricopeptide repeat protein: MTGGAGQTADSLFDLGASERAAGNVDAARAAFARAAATGHPDIAPKALANLAVLEASAGRTAEARSAFERAIATGHPDHAPQSQFNFAIFLQRQGDLTRARELYQQAVASGHPEHARKAMFNLANLAAEQGRLDEACGLFLRAMAPPFVGDTAWRAHRRLVEVDPGRLPDAREVYLRAIANEADDERTANQARELLLDLDPQHAVPPRTISLGHRQFDLAEIEFAEWATGRPGYGSGYLDVYTRDGQQHTLFIDLGDRYDSQGFEWLRRHLGPDQL
- a CDS encoding tetratricopeptide repeat protein, with protein sequence MITRSSAEEYTRAQLFFDAKAYADAARILQPLVEAEPGQLAARMLLARSYYHSAQLARAAAELRLILAQDPAESYAHLMLGRTLERQGRPEEARPHLRLAAAMTDAFA
- a CDS encoding NAD-dependent epimerase/dehydratase family protein; this translates as MHVFLAGGTGAVGRLLLPLLLEAGHRVTAVSRGADGVERLRAAGADTVQLDVLDRPAVEAAMREAAPDVVMHQLTALADYDLAANARIRREGTRNLVDAAHAAGVHRIVAQSISWAYQGGDTPADESTPLDPTTDEPRATTVSALRTLEDAAAELPEHVVLRYGALYGPGTWYVPGGLIADRLRRGELPAGPAITSFLHVTDAARAALAALEWPSGPVNVVDDEPAPASEWVPVLAAALGVGVPAGEGGGVRQAWERGADGAHAREKLNWRPVYDSWRTGFQQLGTAGGTL
- a CDS encoding DUF4865 family protein: MQAMQYEITLPADYDMGIIHRRVAEKGRLTDEFPGLAMKAYLVRERGVAGSPVNQYAPFYLWNTATGMNAFLWGPGFRGLSQDFGRPVVRSWLGLAHQRGQRFDATPTTAVRRLLPVPGDADPAELIERMLSTLPADGDHPAVHSIAVAIDTSGWELVTMTLGTDDLPDQLPGERYRVLHLSAPELTNLEQGQQW
- a CDS encoding alpha/beta fold hydrolase, encoding MENDGIRIHYVVGGHGPALVLLHGWPETWQAWSGIAPQLAQDHTVIAVDLRGLGDSQPAPSDAQGSYAALTLATDVHAVTQQLGLQKIDLAGHDVGGGVALAYAAEYRDQVDKLAILEAPPTTAYLNFVQTKSDYLWWDAMVNGPQGDMAEQLVAGREKVFYSAVYAGPAGGKGGTISPEAVKRYVEAYSRPGSTHAGLEFFRQQDVGERAVQDLIDKDGKLTIPVLGVGGQYSMNSEVGEDTGKLAATNVTTVVAPNANHWVMEEQPQFVTNLLSGFFKG